GCGGCCACGAGTGAAGGTTGTTACGAGGTGTCCACCATTCATGCCTTCTGTCAGGCGAATATTCTCGGCAAATACCACTGGATGATGGAGGCTTATAAAGATGGCTACATTGTCTTGCCTTCCGATCATGATGCCTATATAGAGCTCGTTAAGGAAATTGGAGACCGCTATAGCTTGACAGACGTTGAGCGTTCGAAGTTCGAAGAGCTCGGGCGCAAGCCCGATGGCACACCGATCTCTGCTGTTATTCCGGCAAAGGCTGCCTTAGCCTTTTGGGATGAACTGGAAAAACGGGGGTATATTGATTTTTGCAATATTGTTTACCACTCTTACCAGCTTGTCCGTGACAATCCTTCAATAGCCCACAACCTATCCTGCCGTTTTGCTTATATATTGGTCGATGAGTTTCAAGATACGTCTGCTCTTCAGGTAGAGCTTTTGGCCCTAATTCATGATGTGGGCCACACGATATTTTTTCTTGTCGGTGATCCAGAGCAATCAATCTATAGCTTTGCAGGTGCAGATCGGAAGTTGATGGAGGCATTCTCGCAAGTGATTGGCGCGAAAGGATTTCCTTTGTCGGGCAATTTCAGAGCAACTCAGCCACTTGTGGAACATGCCGAACGGCTTATTGCGCGTCATCCGCCAATGGTCTCAACCAGCAAAACTTCAGCCTTTTATCCCTCAGTTTTTTATGAACATACGCAGGACAGCTTTTCGGCAATTACTGATTTTTTCTTGCCCTTCCTTGAGGCAAATGAGATCAGCTATGGCCATACGGCTATCCTCGCACAGAATTGGTTTGTCCTGAGTCCGCTTGGCAAACAGCTTCGTGAATACGGTATTCCCGTTGTTGGACCAGGCACTAGACCATATAAGCGCAAGTACTTGCTTGGCAGGATTGCTGAACAGGTTTGCGCTTACCTTGAGAGTAGTGATCCGGAAATACTGTATCGGACGGAAAAGGAACTCTTTATGATCGCTAATGAGTTGACCGGTAGGCCTTATTTTCGGATCTTTTCTTACAAAGGTATGAGGGTTGTACACCTTTTGATGCGCATGGGCGATAGTTTACGTCAAACCCATGAGGCGGCAACCGAGTGGTTGTATGCTGTCGCTCCAGCCTTTGAAGAGATTCTCATCGAAGAGGAGATACTGCCAGTGAACTACAAAGGGTGCCTTTCTGAATCGTGTGATGAGATGTTCGCAGAAATGAGAGCTCATAACATTGATGTTACCAATATGGCGCTTGCTGATCTCGGTATTCTTGCTGATCCACGCAAGAGCATGAAACTTATGACAATGCACGGTGCCAAAGGCCGGGAATTTGAAGCTGTGGCGATTATCTGCGCGCACGACGGTCTTGTACCTTATTACAATTATTATAATCAGCTATCTCATGCAGGATTGGAGGAAGCCCGGCGGCTTTTCTACGTAGCCATGACCCGTGCTGAAAGGGCCCTTTGGATTTT
This genomic window from Chlorobaculum limnaeum contains:
- a CDS encoding ATP-dependent helicase gives rise to the protein MKLTGQQRNAVQHLGHTVITACPGSGKTRTIIAKVLRCIDELSGTPRKVACITYTNTAVHEIENRIRASGAATSEGCYEVSTIHAFCQANILGKYHWMMEAYKDGYIVLPSDHDAYIELVKEIGDRYSLTDVERSKFEELGRKPDGTPISAVIPAKAALAFWDELEKRGYIDFCNIVYHSYQLVRDNPSIAHNLSCRFAYILVDEFQDTSALQVELLALIHDVGHTIFFLVGDPEQSIYSFAGADRKLMEAFSQVIGAKGFPLSGNFRATQPLVEHAERLIARHPPMVSTSKTSAFYPSVFYEHTQDSFSAITDFFLPFLEANEISYGHTAILAQNWFVLSPLGKQLREYGIPVVGPGTRPYKRKYLLGRIAEQVCAYLESSDPEILYRTEKELFMIANELTGRPYFRIFSYKGMRVVHLLMRMGDSLRQTHEAATEWLYAVAPAFEEILIEEEILPVNYKGCLSESCDEMFAEMRAHNIDVTNMALADLGILADPRKSMKLMTMHGAKGREFEAVAIICAHDGLVPYYNYYNQLSHAGLEEARRLFYVAMTRAERALWIFSSFNNRRQPPSRFIQEIGLHVS